In the genome of Calothrix sp. PCC 6303, the window TGGCGCAAGCGTTGGAATATTTGCAAAGTTGGTGTTTTTCGTCGGCACAGTTGGCTGCTTTGCAGGAAACGGGGATTTTTGCCCATGCACCGCAGAGTTTTTGGGATTTGTTAGCTGATGCTAAGTTTACGGGGGATGTGTGGGCTGTACCGGAGGGGACGGTGGTATTTGGCAATGAACCTTTGTTGCGAATTGAGGCCCCGTTGTGGCAAGGGCAACTTTTGGAGACATATTTGCTAAATGTCATCAATTACCAGACTTTGATTGCTACCAAGGCAGCGAGAATCCGGGATGTGGCAGGAGAAAAAGCGACACTTTTGGAATTTGGGACGCGGAGGGCTTTTAGTCCCCAGGGTGCTTTGTGGGCGGCAAGGGCAGCTTTGGCGGCGGGGATGGATGCGACATCGAATGTGTTAGCGGCGCTACAGTTGGGGACTCAGCCCAGTGGTACGATGGCTCATGCTTTGGTGATGGCGTTGTCGGCGATGTCGGGGAGTGAGGATGAAGCTTTTGCAGCTTTCCATAAATATTTTCCTGGCGCACCTTTATTAATTGATACATATAACTCTGTGGGGGCTGCGGAGAGATTAGGGAAAAAAGTCAGAAATGGAGAGATGGAATTAGCAGGTGTCCGCTTAGATTCTGGTGATTTAATCTCAGTTTCCCAGCAAGTGCGATCGCATCTGCCAACTGTTCCTATATTTGCTAGTGGTGATTTGGATGAGTGGGAAATTCAACGTCTCCAAGCTGGGGGGGCAAAGATAGATGGTTTTGGGTTGGGAACAAAGCTGGTGACGG includes:
- a CDS encoding nicotinate phosphoribosyltransferase — protein: MIASPSVGYQHSTFLGNQVSVEDLSLLTDLYQLTMTACYAGEGVATKRASFELFVRRLPTGFGYLVAMGLAQALEYLQSWCFSSAQLAALQETGIFAHAPQSFWDLLADAKFTGDVWAVPEGTVVFGNEPLLRIEAPLWQGQLLETYLLNVINYQTLIATKAARIRDVAGEKATLLEFGTRRAFSPQGALWAARAALAAGMDATSNVLAALQLGTQPSGTMAHALVMALSAMSGSEDEAFAAFHKYFPGAPLLIDTYNSVGAAERLGKKVRNGEMELAGVRLDSGDLISVSQQVRSHLPTVPIFASGDLDEWEIQRLQAGGAKIDGFGLGTKLVTGSPVNGVYKLVEIDGIPVMKESPEKLTYPGQKQVFRRFNNGKVVSDRLGLVSESCENQSGLLQLMVKEGEFLQVPEQLSEIRQRTAASVASLPEKVRRINNPEALTVEISQQLDKLTKSTQSKRLAVTNHSVSQC